In Thermodesulfobacteriota bacterium, one genomic interval encodes:
- the rplX gene encoding 50S ribosomal protein L24 — MEAANKVQIRKNDIVKVITGKEKGKVGRVLKVDREKGRLFVEKINMVKRHIKPGKAHPQGGIVEKEAAMAYSNVMIMCDKCNKPTRISTSVDGAGKRNRACKRCGDVLETKKK; from the coding sequence ATGGAGGCGGCGAACAAGGTGCAGATCCGGAAAAACGACATCGTCAAGGTGATCACGGGCAAGGAAAAGGGGAAGGTCGGGCGCGTCCTCAAGGTCGACCGGGAGAAGGGGCGCCTCTTCGTCGAGAAGATCAACATGGTGAAGCGGCACATCAAGCCCGGAAAGGCCCACCCGCAGGGCGGCATCGTCGAGAAGGAGGCCGCGATGGCCTACTCGAACGTGATGATCATGTGCGACAAGTGCAACAAGCCCACCCGGATCTCGACTTCCGTCGACGGGGCGGGAAAGCGGAACCGGGCGTGCAAGCGGTGCGGCGACGTTCTGGAGACGAAAAAGAAATAA
- the rplN gene encoding 50S ribosomal protein L14 → MIQMQTMLDAADNSGAKRLCCIKVLGGSRRRYADVGDIIVVSVKEAIPHGKVKKGDVYKAVVVRTVKEVGRPDGSYLRFDQNSAVLINPQGEPVGTRIFGPVARELRARKFMKIISLAPEVL, encoded by the coding sequence CCATGTTGGACGCCGCCGACAACTCCGGCGCGAAGCGTCTTTGCTGTATCAAGGTGCTCGGCGGCAGCAGGCGCCGTTACGCGGACGTGGGGGACATCATCGTCGTCAGCGTGAAGGAGGCGATCCCCCACGGCAAGGTGAAGAAGGGCGACGTGTACAAGGCGGTGGTCGTCCGGACCGTCAAGGAGGTGGGGCGGCCCGACGGCAGCTATCTTCGCTTCGACCAGAACTCCGCCGTCCTGATCAACCCTCAGGGCGAGCCCGTGGGCACCCGCATCTTCGGCCCCGTCGCCCGCGAGCTGCGCGCCAGGAAGTTCATGAAGATCATCTCACTGGCGCCGGAAGTCCTGTGA